A DNA window from Solanum lycopersicum chromosome 3, SLM_r2.1 contains the following coding sequences:
- the LOC101247712 gene encoding polygalacturonase 1 beta-like protein 3, whose product MKMDMRNVKLNISILFIFFLSSSSIDYSLAQTNAQIRKNSLIPKENPFSVKASLVRYWNKQISNKLPKPDFLFSKASPLSAVDAAFFTNLATQKSLSGHISTFCSSAKLFCFSESNPYLDKTPSTDAKFAVYNNKKFATYGSGRLGGGDDFKNYSDGINFATGEFTKYSRSSTGHHEDFTSYAADGNVATGNFTSYAAGATGGGGTFQSYMPRVNVPDLRFASYDSDGNNHKFSFNSYVRDTNSGREFFISYAKNGNGVPAEFTNYGDTSNVIGSSFSGYGESGNAANDSFKAYSSNSNNPNNNFKNYGSGGNSGIDSFESYRDAANAGTDTFTSYARGSNTGKVNFLNYGKSFNEGHDIFKGYGSQGAKFPSVGFKVYGVNNSFKEYSPKGVNFAGYTKKTGSLKTSGKTVNKWVEEGKFFRESMLKEGTVMKMPDIRDKMPGRSFLPRTISSKLPFSTKELNELQSIFRARENSTMEHVIGNTLAECERAPSPGENKQCVASIEDMIDFAVSILGHNVVVRTTDNVAGSMGEIMIGKVKGINGGRVTKSVSCHQSLYPYLLYYCHSVPKVRVYQADILNVDTKVKINHGVAICHVDTSSWSPGHGAFVALGSGPGLIEVCHWIFENDMTWAMAD is encoded by the exons ATGAAAATGGACATGAGAAATGTCAAGCTCAACATTTCTatcctcttcatcttcttcttgtcTTCTTCCTCCATT GATTATTCATTGGCGCAAACAAATGCACAGATTAGAAAGAATTCATTAATACCTAAAGAAAATCCATTTTCAGTAAAAGCTTCACTGGTTCGATATTGGAATAAGCAAATTTCCAATAAACTCCCTAAACCGGATTTCCTTTTTTCAAAAGCCTCGCCGCTATCCGCCGTGGACGCCGCCTTCTTCACAAATCTCGCCACCCAAAAGTCACTCTCCGGCCACATTTCCACCTTCTGCTCCTCTGCCAAATTGTTCTGTTTCTCCGAATCCAACCCATACCTTGACAAAACCCCTAGTACCGATGCAAAATTTGCCGtctacaacaacaaaaaattcgCTACCTATGGATCTGGACGGCTCGGCGGAGGAGacgatttcaaaaattattccGACGGTATAAACTTCGCTACCGGAGAATTTACCAAATACAGCCGGAGCTCCACTGGCCATCACGAGGATTTCACGAGTTACGCCGCGGATGGGAATGTAGCTACTGGAAATTTCACATCCTACGCCGCGGGAGCTACCGGCGGCGGAGGAACTTTCCAGAGCTACATGCCACGTGTTAATGTACCGGATCTTCGATTCGCTTCTTACGATTCCGATGGTAATAATCATAAGTTTTCGTTCAATAGCTATGTACGTGATACGAATTCCGGAAGGGAATTTTTTATCAGTTATGCGAAAAACGGAAATGGGGTTCCAGCTGAATTTACTAATTATGGTGATACATCAAATGTTATTGGATCATCGTTTAGTGGCTATGGCGAATCGGGCAATGCTGCTAACGATTCATTTAAGGCTTACTCGTCGAATTCTAACAACCCGAATaataatttcaagaattatGGTTCGGGTGGCAATAGTGGGATTGATAGTTTCGAAAGTTATAGGGATGCAGCAAATGCAGGTACTGACACATTTACGTCTTATGCAAGGGGTTCGAATACAGGCAaggtgaattttttaaattacggAAAATCGTTTAACGAAGGACACGATATTTTCAAAGGATATGGGAGTCAAGGAGCTAAATTTCCTTCTGTTGGGTTTAAGGTTTATGGTGTAAACAATTCATTCAAAGAGTACTCTCCAAAGGGTGTCAATTTTGCGGGTTACACAAAAAAAACCGGTTCATTGAAGACTAGTGGCAAAACTGTGAATAAATGGGTTGAAGAGGGTAAGTTTTTTCGGGAATCCATGTTGAAAGAAGGGACCGTGATGAAAATGCCTGACATTCGTGACAAAATgcccggaaggtcatttttgccCCGGACAATTTCGTCTAAATTACCGTTTTCTACCAAGGAGTTGAACGAGCTCCAGTCCATTTTCCGCGCACGGGAGAACTCCACCATGGAGCATGTAATCGGGAACACGCTCGCAGAGTGCGAGCGTGCTCCTAGCCCAGGAGAGAACAAGCAATGCGTGGCGTCTATTGAAGACATGATTGACTTTGCAGTCTCAATTTTAGGCCACAATGTGGTTGTGAGGACTACCGATAACGTAGCCGGGTCAATGGGAGAAATCATGATCGGAAAGGTCAAGGGAATCAACGGCGGAAGAGTGACGAAATCAGTGTCATGCCATCAAAGCCTGTACCCTTACCTACTGTATTACTGCCACTCTGTTCCAAAAGTGAGGGTCTACCAAGCAGACATTCTTAACGTAGACACAAAGGTTAAGATAAATCATGGTGTTGCCATTTGTCATGTTGACACGTCATCATGGAGTCCAGGTCACGGGGCATTCGTGGCATTAGGGTCGGGTCCGGGTCTTATTGAAGTATGCCATTGGATATTTGAAAATGATATGACTTGGGCCATGGCTGACTAG